In Serratia sp. FDAARGOS_506, a genomic segment contains:
- a CDS encoding helix-turn-helix transcriptional regulator, which produces MPPRTLERTRHELADFLRQKREQLSPEAVGLPSGSRRRTPGLRREEVAALAGVGLTWYTWLEQGREINASVAFLENLARVLQLDAAGRYHLFLLAHQRPPVPVGHQWCQVSPLVRRLLDDLTLRPAYVMNLSWDIIAWNPAAQRLFAIADRPAEERNMLWMLFADPQLNERLLEWRAQAPQILASFRRDYARAPEDEVMRQRVQALERVSPQFRQLWRQHDIHGRCQGRRSFTIPEIGAVTFDHASFIVDEENHLRLVMYSALPGEPASAAFEALLREG; this is translated from the coding sequence ATGCCCCCACGCACCCTCGAGCGTACCCGCCACGAACTGGCGGATTTTCTACGTCAAAAGCGAGAACAGCTGTCGCCGGAGGCGGTCGGTTTACCGAGCGGCAGCCGCCGCCGCACGCCGGGATTACGGCGCGAGGAGGTCGCGGCGCTGGCCGGCGTCGGCCTCACCTGGTACACCTGGCTGGAACAAGGCAGGGAAATCAATGCATCGGTGGCGTTTTTGGAAAACCTGGCGCGGGTGCTGCAGCTTGACGCCGCCGGCCGCTACCACCTGTTTTTATTGGCGCATCAGCGGCCGCCGGTGCCGGTCGGCCATCAGTGGTGCCAGGTCTCGCCGTTGGTGAGGCGCCTGCTGGACGACCTGACGCTGCGGCCGGCCTACGTCATGAATCTCAGTTGGGACATCATCGCCTGGAATCCGGCGGCGCAGCGGCTGTTCGCCATCGCCGATCGCCCGGCGGAAGAGCGCAATATGCTGTGGATGCTGTTTGCCGATCCGCAGCTCAATGAACGCCTGTTGGAGTGGCGGGCGCAGGCGCCGCAGATCCTGGCCAGCTTCCGCCGCGACTATGCCCGTGCGCCGGAGGATGAGGTAATGCGCCAACGGGTACAGGCGCTGGAGCGAGTGTCGCCGCAGTTCCGCCAGCTCTGGCGGCAACACGATATTCACGGGCGCTGCCAGGGACGACGCAGCTTCACCATCCCGGAAATCGGCGCGGTCACCTTTGACCACGCCTCTTTCATCGTTGACGAAGAGAATCACCTGCGGCTGGTGATGTACAGCGCGCTGCCGGGCGAACCGGCCAGCGCGGCGTTTGAAGCGCTGCTGCGCGAGGGTTAG
- a CDS encoding LysE family translocator, with protein MIDAATLLLFSGACVALALTPGPDMLLIASRSVSQGRRAGFASLAGIQLGTYCHALAAALGLSQLFVAVPLAYDAVRMLGAAYLLYLAWKTLRSGSSLQASAGLQAVPTARIFRQGLFTNILNPKMALFVLALFPQFIDPRSGSVVVQMLALATVLNLVGLLINGGVILAVSGMKSRFAGRRFSARWPNYLLSGVFAGLACKLIFDSRR; from the coding sequence ATGATTGATGCCGCAACGCTGTTGTTGTTTTCCGGTGCCTGCGTGGCGCTGGCGCTGACTCCCGGCCCGGATATGCTGCTGATCGCTTCGCGCAGCGTCAGCCAGGGGCGGCGCGCCGGTTTTGCTTCGCTGGCGGGCATTCAGCTCGGCACGTATTGCCACGCGTTGGCGGCGGCGCTGGGGTTGTCGCAACTGTTTGTCGCCGTGCCGCTGGCCTACGACGCGGTGAGAATGCTGGGCGCCGCCTATCTGCTCTATCTGGCGTGGAAAACGCTGCGATCCGGCAGCAGTTTGCAGGCTTCCGCCGGGTTACAGGCGGTGCCGACGGCGCGCATCTTCCGCCAGGGATTGTTCACCAATATCCTCAATCCGAAAATGGCGCTGTTCGTGCTGGCACTGTTCCCGCAGTTTATCGATCCGCGTTCAGGTTCGGTGGTGGTGCAGATGCTGGCGCTGGCGACGGTGCTGAATCTGGTGGGGTTGTTGATTAACGGCGGGGTGATCCTGGCGGTCAGCGGCATGAAAAGCCGCTTCGCCGGCCGCCGCTTCAGTGCCCGCTGGCCGAACTACCTGCTGAGCGGGGTGTTCGCCGGGCTGGCCTGCAAGCTCATTTTCGACAGCCGCCGCTAA
- a CDS encoding MFS transporter, translated as MEHSLSRERRALPGLPVLLLGGFVTVFDLFVVNVAAPVIQRQFAADFAGVGLIVAGYELAFGVLLIAGGRLGDRFGRRRLFSLGMLGFTLSSLLCGLAGSLNLLIAARILQGAAAALLFPQIYALMRVLYEPQQRRRAFAWLGMTLGLAAIFGQILGGFIIEANLFGSGWRMIFLINLPIGALALWAARRIPESRVAQAQRLDGVGLWLAATGLSLLLLPLLEGPARGWPWWIAPMLALALLTLWGFLRWERRLARRGDDAVLDPALFRQAGFAPGMAVVLAIYATASSFFLCFALLLQAGAGLTPFQAGSLFAPASAAFMLASMLAPRLTRHWGNRALSAGVAIYATGLALLMAQALWGAVLAHPLRLLPGLVVLGFGQALSMTPLLNLVLGLAQERQAGMAAGLVATVQQVGGALGIVVSGVGFVPLLANGGAAERYAQAFAGAMLCNLVAMGIALILLNRINRNSQKADLK; from the coding sequence ATGGAACATTCATTATCTCGTGAACGGCGAGCATTGCCTGGCCTGCCGGTACTGCTGTTGGGCGGCTTCGTCACGGTATTCGATTTGTTTGTGGTCAACGTGGCGGCGCCGGTGATCCAGCGGCAGTTCGCCGCCGATTTCGCCGGTGTCGGTTTGATCGTCGCCGGTTATGAACTGGCGTTCGGGGTGTTGTTGATCGCCGGTGGGCGCCTGGGGGATCGTTTTGGGCGGCGGCGTTTGTTCAGCCTCGGCATGCTGGGATTCACGCTGAGTTCCCTGTTGTGCGGGCTGGCGGGATCGCTCAACCTGCTGATCGCGGCGCGTATCCTACAGGGGGCGGCGGCGGCGCTGCTGTTCCCGCAAATCTATGCCTTAATGCGGGTGCTGTACGAGCCGCAACAGCGGCGGCGCGCCTTCGCCTGGCTGGGCATGACGCTGGGGCTGGCGGCGATCTTCGGCCAGATCCTCGGCGGATTCATCATCGAGGCCAACCTGTTCGGCAGCGGCTGGCGCATGATATTTCTGATCAATCTGCCGATCGGCGCGCTGGCGCTGTGGGCGGCGCGGCGGATTCCCGAATCGCGGGTGGCGCAGGCACAGCGGCTGGATGGCGTTGGCCTGTGGCTTGCGGCGACCGGCCTGTCGCTGTTGCTGCTGCCGCTGCTGGAGGGGCCGGCGCGCGGCTGGCCATGGTGGATAGCGCCGATGCTGGCGCTGGCGTTGTTGACGCTGTGGGGATTTTTGCGCTGGGAGCGCCGTCTGGCGCGGCGCGGCGACGACGCGGTGCTCGATCCGGCGCTGTTCCGTCAGGCGGGCTTCGCGCCGGGCATGGCAGTCGTGCTGGCGATTTATGCCACCGCCTCCTCTTTTTTCTTGTGCTTCGCGCTGCTGCTGCAGGCGGGGGCGGGGCTCACGCCTTTTCAGGCGGGCAGCCTGTTCGCCCCGGCCAGCGCGGCCTTTATGCTGGCGTCGATGCTGGCGCCCCGGCTGACGCGGCACTGGGGCAACCGTGCGCTGAGCGCAGGGGTGGCGATTTACGCTACCGGGTTGGCGCTGCTGATGGCGCAGGCGCTGTGGGGCGCAGTGCTGGCGCATCCGCTGCGGTTGCTGCCGGGGTTGGTGGTGCTGGGGTTCGGTCAGGCGCTGAGCATGACGCCGCTGCTGAATCTGGTGCTCGGTTTGGCGCAGGAGCGGCAGGCAGGCATGGCGGCGGGGTTAGTTGCCACCGTGCAGCAGGTGGGGGGCGCGTTGGGCATCGTGGTCAGCGGCGTCGGTTTCGTGCCGCTGCTGGCGAACGGCGGCGCGGCGGAACGCTATGCGCAAGCCTTTGCCGGCGCGATGCTCTGTAATTTGGTGGCGATGGGCATTGCCCTGATCTTGTTAAACCGGATCAATCGAAATAGTCAGAAAGCGGATCTTAAGTAG
- a CDS encoding FMN-binding negative transcriptional regulator — MFQPAAFREDDLDAQLALVRAHPLGLLVSHGEQGLTADPLPFLADVEQGQLRLRAHLSRANEHWRRLQHATECLVIFQGLEGYVSPGWYPSKRQTGKVVPTWNYSVVQLYGVPTVMDDPVWLRRQLIDLTAQQEGRRPAPWRLDDAPANYIAAQLKGIVGIEIAVTRREGKWKMSQNRNADDADGVIAGLREGDDAQRRLAAEVERRRG; from the coding sequence ATGTTTCAACCTGCCGCATTTCGCGAAGACGATCTGGACGCCCAGCTGGCGCTGGTGCGTGCCCACCCGCTGGGGCTGCTGGTCAGCCACGGCGAGCAGGGATTGACGGCCGATCCGCTGCCGTTTCTGGCCGATGTCGAACAGGGGCAGCTGCGGCTGCGGGCGCATCTGTCGCGCGCCAACGAGCACTGGCGCAGGCTGCAGCACGCAACGGAATGCCTGGTGATTTTTCAGGGCTTGGAAGGTTATGTGTCGCCCGGCTGGTACCCGAGCAAGCGCCAGACCGGCAAGGTGGTGCCGACCTGGAATTACAGCGTGGTACAGCTGTATGGCGTGCCGACGGTGATGGACGACCCGGTCTGGCTGCGGCGCCAGCTGATCGATCTGACCGCGCAGCAGGAAGGGCGCCGCCCGGCGCCCTGGCGGCTCGACGACGCGCCGGCCAATTACATCGCCGCGCAGCTAAAAGGCATTGTCGGTATCGAGATCGCTGTCACCCGGCGCGAAGGCAAATGGAAGATGAGCCAAAACCGCAACGCCGACGATGCCGACGGGGTGATCGCCGGGTTGCGCGAGGGCGATGACGCGCAGCGGCGGCTGGCGGCGGAGGTTGAGCGGCGGCGCGGATAG
- a CDS encoding M3 family metallopeptidase: MQQALDYFNQLNQDYLDVHRAKEELFWQNYMGTGGDDVSARFSAAESAYKRFIAEPRRLAEIRNLLAGLAAQPQEDQRDALIHGLQGWLRFFDCNAIEDPQAQALLDQIIHAESDLYSRRKGYQVTHLNADGRRVAASLGELLTNQATNPNEDYRHSSQQALRDLEQWLLHNGLPELIGLRNRFARQMGYRNYFDYKVNKTERMTPEQLFVILDRFERETREANARSLQQLAADKGSQALEPWNVRFASAGDVTRQLDPYFPFSRSLEHWVDSFKRLHIGFGGAEMNLDLLVRKGKYENGFMHGPVPPFVRQGEWVPARINFTSLAQPGQVGSGAYGLNTLFHEGGHAAHFANIRQNAPCFSQEFPPTSMAYAETQSMFCDSLLDDADWLKRYAKNAAGEAVPDALIKAGIAARQPMRAFNERHILLVPYFEWALYQWDDEQRTPEAITALAREVEQKILGISGSPRPTLAIPHLLSLESACSYQGYLLAMMAVEQTRQFFLQRDGYLTDNPAIGPDLARHYWLPGNSVSHDDTLRSLTGEGFNPDYLAQACNQTVAQAWREAQQTMAAAATRPQPPADFDLEARIRVVDGETVLADNADGDERMCRDFAAAIEARLV; encoded by the coding sequence ATGCAACAGGCTCTCGATTACTTCAATCAATTGAACCAGGATTACCTCGACGTACACCGCGCCAAAGAAGAGCTGTTCTGGCAAAACTACATGGGCACCGGCGGTGACGACGTGTCGGCGCGCTTTTCCGCCGCGGAAAGCGCCTATAAGCGCTTTATCGCCGAACCGCGCCGGCTGGCGGAGATCCGCAATCTACTGGCCGGATTGGCAGCGCAGCCGCAGGAGGATCAGCGCGATGCGCTGATCCATGGCCTGCAAGGTTGGCTGCGTTTCTTCGACTGTAATGCCATTGAAGATCCGCAGGCGCAGGCGCTGTTGGATCAGATCATCCACGCCGAATCCGATCTCTACTCGCGCCGCAAGGGCTATCAGGTCACGCACCTGAACGCCGACGGCCGGCGGGTGGCGGCCTCGCTCGGCGAGCTGCTGACCAATCAGGCGACCAATCCGAATGAAGACTACCGCCACAGTTCGCAGCAGGCGCTGCGCGATCTGGAACAATGGCTCCTGCATAACGGTCTGCCTGAGCTGATTGGCTTGCGCAACCGCTTTGCGCGCCAGATGGGCTATCGCAACTATTTCGACTACAAGGTGAACAAGACCGAGCGCATGACGCCGGAGCAGCTGTTCGTCATTCTGGATCGCTTCGAGCGGGAAACCCGCGAGGCCAACGCGCGCAGTCTGCAGCAGCTGGCGGCCGACAAGGGCAGCCAGGCGCTGGAGCCGTGGAACGTGCGCTTCGCCAGCGCCGGTGACGTTACCCGCCAACTGGATCCTTACTTCCCGTTTTCTCGTTCGCTGGAGCATTGGGTTGACAGCTTCAAACGCCTGCACATCGGTTTTGGCGGCGCCGAGATGAACCTCGATCTGCTGGTGCGCAAAGGCAAGTATGAGAACGGTTTTATGCACGGCCCGGTGCCGCCGTTTGTGCGTCAGGGAGAATGGGTGCCGGCGCGCATCAACTTCACCAGCCTGGCGCAGCCGGGGCAGGTGGGCAGCGGCGCTTACGGGCTTAATACCCTGTTTCACGAGGGCGGCCACGCGGCGCATTTCGCCAACATTCGCCAGAATGCGCCGTGCTTCTCGCAGGAGTTCCCACCGACCTCGATGGCCTATGCCGAAACCCAGTCAATGTTCTGCGACAGCCTGCTGGACGACGCCGACTGGCTGAAACGCTATGCGAAAAACGCCGCCGGCGAAGCGGTGCCCGACGCGCTGATTAAAGCCGGCATCGCGGCGCGCCAGCCGATGCGCGCGTTCAACGAACGCCATATTCTGCTGGTGCCGTACTTCGAGTGGGCGCTGTATCAGTGGGATGACGAGCAGCGCACGCCGGAAGCCATCACCGCGCTGGCGCGCGAGGTTGAGCAAAAGATCCTCGGCATCAGCGGCAGCCCGCGCCCGACGCTGGCGATCCCGCATCTGCTGTCGCTGGAGTCCGCCTGCTCTTACCAGGGCTATCTGCTGGCGATGATGGCGGTGGAGCAAACCCGCCAGTTCTTCCTGCAGCGCGACGGTTACCTGACGGATAACCCGGCCATCGGCCCGGATCTGGCGCGGCATTACTGGCTGCCGGGCAACAGCGTCAGCCATGACGACACGCTGCGCAGCCTGACCGGTGAAGGGTTCAACCCGGACTATCTGGCGCAGGCCTGTAACCAGACGGTGGCGCAGGCGTGGCGCGAGGCGCAGCAGACGATGGCCGCCGCCGCCACGCGCCCGCAGCCGCCGGCGGATTTCGATTTGGAGGCGCGCATTCGGGTGGTGGATGGCGAGACGGTATTGGCGGACAACGCCGACGGTGACGAACGGATGTGCCGCGACTTCGCTGCGGCGATAGAGGCACGCTTGGTTTAA
- a CDS encoding YdgH/BhsA/McbA-like domain containing protein, producing the protein MKTIKTFAAAIALATVSFTTFAAEHVSAQDAAQFEKAGVIVASGATDLSSLKSQLAAKADAAGAKAFTITSTSGNNLMHATAVIYK; encoded by the coding sequence ATGAAAACCATCAAAACTTTTGCTGCTGCTATCGCCCTGGCCACCGTTTCTTTCACCACTTTCGCCGCTGAACACGTCAGCGCCCAGGATGCCGCCCAATTCGAGAAAGCCGGCGTAATCGTCGCCAGCGGCGCGACCGACCTGAGCAGCCTGAAGTCTCAGTTGGCCGCCAAAGCCGATGCGGCAGGCGCCAAGGCTTTCACCATCACCTCCACCAGCGGTAACAACCTGATGCACGCGACCGCGGTTATCTACAAATAA
- the rlmF gene encoding 23S rRNA (adenine(1618)-N(6))-methyltransferase RlmF, which translates to MEKKKTFPQQKSGLHPRNRHRSRYDFPALIASCPALAPFVKPNAWGDVSVDFADPAAVKMLNRALLQHFYGIEHWDIPADYLCPPIPGRADYLHHLADLLATSNGGEIPRGKGVAILDVGVGANCIYPIVGLREYGWRFTGSEIDPVSLNSAKMIVEMNPTLRNSVRLRLQKQPELIFSGIIGAAEKFDATLCNPPFHASEQEARASTRRKLHKLGKGEVADKPVQNFGGKNNELWCEGGEEAFVRKMVEESVGKANNCLWFTSLISKNTTLPAIYHALKVAGAAEVRTIEMAQGQKISRFVAWTFHDAEQQAAWAAERWR; encoded by the coding sequence GTGGAAAAAAAGAAAACCTTCCCGCAGCAGAAAAGCGGCCTGCATCCGCGCAACCGTCATCGTTCGCGCTACGACTTCCCGGCGCTGATCGCCAGCTGCCCGGCGCTGGCGCCGTTCGTGAAACCGAACGCCTGGGGCGATGTCTCGGTGGACTTCGCCGATCCGGCGGCGGTGAAAATGCTTAACCGTGCGTTGCTGCAACACTTTTACGGCATCGAACACTGGGATATTCCGGCGGACTACCTGTGCCCGCCGATCCCCGGCCGCGCCGATTATCTGCACCACCTGGCGGATCTGCTGGCGACCAGCAACGGCGGCGAGATCCCGCGCGGCAAGGGCGTGGCGATCCTCGACGTCGGCGTCGGCGCCAACTGCATTTATCCGATCGTCGGTCTGCGCGAATACGGCTGGCGTTTCACCGGGTCTGAAATTGATCCGGTGTCGCTCAACTCGGCCAAGATGATCGTCGAGATGAACCCGACGCTGCGTAACAGTGTGCGTCTGCGGCTGCAAAAACAGCCTGAGCTGATTTTTAGCGGCATCATCGGCGCTGCCGAGAAATTCGACGCCACTCTGTGCAACCCGCCGTTCCATGCGTCTGAGCAGGAAGCGCGCGCCAGTACCCGCCGCAAGCTGCATAAGTTGGGCAAAGGGGAAGTGGCCGACAAACCGGTGCAAAACTTCGGCGGCAAGAACAACGAGCTGTGGTGCGAAGGCGGCGAAGAAGCCTTCGTGCGCAAGATGGTGGAAGAAAGCGTCGGCAAAGCCAACAACTGCCTGTGGTTTACCTCGCTCATTTCGAAAAACACCACGCTGCCTGCCATCTACCATGCGTTGAAAGTGGCGGGTGCTGCCGAGGTGCGCACCATCGAGATGGCGCAAGGGCAGAAGATCAGCCGCTTTGTCGCCTGGACCTTCCATGACGCCGAGCAACAGGCCGCTTGGGCGGCCGAACGCTGGCGTTAA
- a CDS encoding flavin reductase family protein — protein MSRESRYYYEPAAGHGLPHDPLNAIVGPRPIGWISSRSAAGLRNLAPYSFFNCFNYRPPIIGFASTGWKDSVANIVETGEFVWNLATRPLAEAMNNSAINLPRGEDEFAFAGVTPLPGRRVNAERVAESPVNFECRLTQCIQLQTAAGEQVETWLVLGEVVAVHLDPALLDEHGVYQTAAAEPILRAGGPTAYYGISEQQRFDLTRPTR, from the coding sequence ATGAGCCGTGAATCTCGCTACTATTATGAACCCGCCGCCGGCCACGGCCTGCCGCACGATCCGCTGAATGCCATCGTCGGCCCGCGCCCCATCGGCTGGATATCTTCCCGCAGCGCCGCCGGCTTGCGCAATCTGGCGCCCTACAGCTTTTTCAACTGCTTCAACTATCGCCCGCCGATCATCGGTTTCGCCAGTACCGGCTGGAAAGACAGCGTGGCGAATATCGTGGAAACCGGCGAGTTCGTCTGGAATCTGGCAACGCGTCCGCTGGCGGAAGCGATGAACAACAGCGCCATCAACCTGCCGCGCGGCGAGGACGAGTTCGCCTTCGCCGGCGTCACGCCGCTGCCCGGACGCCGGGTCAACGCCGAGCGCGTGGCCGAAAGCCCGGTAAACTTCGAATGCCGGCTGACCCAGTGCATTCAGCTGCAAACCGCCGCCGGTGAACAGGTGGAAACCTGGCTGGTATTGGGCGAAGTGGTGGCGGTTCACCTCGATCCGGCGCTGCTGGACGAACACGGCGTCTACCAAACCGCCGCTGCCGAACCTATCCTGCGCGCTGGCGGCCCAACCGCCTACTACGGCATTTCCGAACAGCAGCGTTTCGATCTGACGCGCCCGACGCGCTGA
- a CDS encoding bifunctional 2-methylcitrate dehydratase/aconitate hydratase, with protein sequence MLESANTRRPPFDREMVDIVDYVMKEAVDTPAAYRTAHYCLLDTLGCGLEALSYPACKKLMGPVVPGAEVLNGSRVPGTRFQLDPVQAAFNIGAMIRWLDFNDTWLAAEWGHPSDNLGGILAVADWLSRQAVAAGKAPLTMRQVLVAMIKAHEIQGCLALENAFNRVGLDHVLLVKVASTAVVAQMLGLSRAEILNAVSLAWVDGQSLRTYRHAPNAGTRKSWAAGDATARAVRLALMAATGEMGYPSALTAPTWGFYDVSFNGKPFRFQRPYGAYVMENVLFKISFPAEFHAQTAVEAAMTLHRQMQAAGKTAADIARVSIRTHEACLRIIDKQGPLDNPADRDHCIQYMVAIPLLFGRLTAADYEDRVAEDPRIDALRGKIHCHEDPAFTRDYHDPEKRSIANALTVEFVDGSRLDEVAVEYPVGHARRREEGIPLLIEKFKTNLARQFPALQQQRILEVSLDRQRLAQMPVNEYLDLWVI encoded by the coding sequence ATGCTTGAGTCTGCCAATACCCGCCGTCCGCCGTTCGATCGCGAAATGGTCGATATCGTCGATTATGTGATGAAAGAGGCCGTCGATACCCCGGCGGCGTACCGCACCGCTCACTATTGCCTGCTCGATACCCTTGGCTGCGGGCTGGAGGCGCTGAGCTATCCGGCCTGCAAGAAACTGATGGGGCCGGTGGTGCCGGGCGCCGAGGTGCTGAACGGCAGCCGCGTGCCGGGCACCCGCTTCCAGCTGGATCCGGTGCAGGCGGCGTTCAACATCGGCGCCATGATCCGCTGGCTCGACTTCAACGACACCTGGCTGGCGGCGGAGTGGGGGCATCCGTCGGACAACCTGGGTGGGATCCTGGCCGTGGCCGATTGGCTCTCGCGCCAGGCGGTGGCGGCGGGCAAGGCGCCGCTGACCATGCGGCAGGTGTTGGTCGCCATGATCAAGGCACACGAGATCCAGGGCTGCCTGGCGCTGGAAAACGCCTTCAACCGGGTGGGGCTGGATCACGTGCTGCTGGTGAAGGTGGCGTCCACCGCGGTGGTGGCGCAGATGCTCGGCCTGAGCCGGGCGGAGATCCTGAACGCGGTGTCGCTGGCGTGGGTGGACGGGCAGTCGCTGCGTACCTATCGCCACGCGCCGAACGCCGGCACCCGTAAATCCTGGGCGGCGGGGGATGCGACCGCCCGCGCGGTGCGGCTGGCGCTGATGGCCGCCACCGGCGAGATGGGCTATCCCTCGGCGCTGACGGCGCCCACCTGGGGATTCTACGACGTCTCTTTCAACGGCAAGCCTTTCCGCTTCCAGCGGCCGTACGGCGCGTACGTGATGGAGAACGTGCTGTTTAAAATTTCGTTCCCGGCGGAGTTCCATGCCCAGACCGCCGTGGAGGCGGCGATGACGCTGCACCGCCAGATGCAGGCTGCCGGTAAAACCGCCGCCGACATCGCCAGGGTGAGCATTCGCACCCACGAGGCCTGCCTGCGCATTATCGACAAACAGGGGCCGCTGGATAACCCGGCGGATCGCGATCACTGCATTCAGTATATGGTGGCGATCCCGCTGCTGTTCGGCCGGTTGACGGCGGCGGACTATGAAGATCGAGTGGCGGAGGATCCGCGTATCGACGCGTTGCGCGGCAAGATCCACTGCCATGAAGATCCCGCCTTCACCCGCGATTATCACGATCCCGAAAAGCGTTCGATCGCCAATGCGCTGACGGTAGAGTTTGTCGACGGCAGCCGCCTGGATGAGGTGGCGGTGGAGTACCCTGTCGGCCATGCGCGGCGGCGTGAAGAGGGCATTCCATTGCTGATAGAGAAGTTCAAAACCAACCTGGCGCGCCAGTTCCCGGCCCTGCAGCAGCAGCGCATTCTCGAGGTGTCGCTGGACCGGCAGCGGCTGGCGCAGATGCCGGTCAACGAGTATCTCGATCTGTGGGTGATCTGA
- the ybiB gene encoding DNA-binding protein YbiB: MDYTKIIKEIGRGKNHARDLDRQTAFQLYQAMLAGEVPELELGGILIALRIKGEAEEEMLGFYQAMQQQVLSLQAPQGRPLPVVLPSYNGARKQANLTPLLALLLAKVGLPVVVHGVLDDSTRVTSAEIFRAMGLPWSEQAVHAQQRLDNGEAVFMPVSALSAPLARQLGLRWRMGVRNSAHTLAKLATPFGEQDALRLASVSHPEYVGRVASFFRQIGARGLLMHGTEGEAYANPLRCPQIHHIVGGEQRILLERTLQDETPMLPAAKDAETTARWIERCLAGEVAIPQAIQRQIACCLVAAGESETLEQGLKRLHQA, encoded by the coding sequence ATGGATTACACCAAAATTATCAAAGAAATAGGCCGCGGCAAAAACCATGCGCGCGACCTGGACCGGCAGACCGCTTTTCAGCTGTATCAGGCGATGCTGGCCGGGGAGGTCCCCGAACTGGAGCTGGGCGGCATTCTGATCGCGCTGCGCATCAAGGGGGAAGCCGAAGAGGAAATGCTGGGCTTCTACCAGGCGATGCAGCAGCAGGTCTTGTCGTTGCAGGCGCCGCAGGGGCGGCCATTACCGGTGGTGCTGCCGAGTTACAACGGCGCGCGCAAGCAGGCCAATCTGACGCCGCTGCTGGCGCTGCTGCTCGCGAAAGTGGGCCTGCCGGTGGTGGTGCACGGCGTGCTGGACGATAGCACCCGCGTGACCAGCGCCGAGATTTTCCGCGCCATGGGGCTGCCGTGGTCGGAACAGGCCGTTCACGCCCAGCAGCGTCTCGATAACGGCGAGGCGGTATTCATGCCGGTTTCCGCGCTGTCGGCGCCGCTGGCGCGGCAGCTCGGGTTGCGTTGGCGCATGGGGGTGCGCAACAGCGCCCATACGCTGGCCAAGCTGGCGACGCCGTTCGGCGAACAGGATGCGCTGCGCCTCGCCAGCGTCTCACACCCGGAGTATGTCGGCCGGGTGGCGTCGTTTTTCCGCCAGATCGGCGCCCGCGGGCTGTTGATGCACGGCACGGAAGGCGAAGCCTACGCCAACCCGCTGCGCTGCCCGCAGATTCACCATATCGTCGGCGGCGAACAGCGCATATTGCTGGAGCGCACCTTGCAGGATGAAACGCCGATGTTGCCGGCGGCGAAAGACGCGGAAACCACCGCACGCTGGATCGAGCGCTGCCTGGCGGGTGAGGTGGCGATCCCGCAGGCCATTCAGCGGCAGATCGCCTGTTGCCTGGTGGCCGCCGGCGAGAGCGAGACGCTGGAGCAGGGGCTGAAACGCCTGCATCAGGCCTAA
- a CDS encoding carbonic anhydrase has product MQHIIEGFLSFQKEIFPQRKELFRSLASSQNPKALFISCSDSRLVPELVTQQEPGQLFVIRNAGNIVPSFGPEPGGVSATIEYAVVALGVTDIVICGHSNCGAMKAIASCQCLDPMPAVAHWLHYADAAKAVVEKKTWNSETDKVNAMVEENVIAQLNNIKTHPSVAVGLRNSGLRLHGWVYDIESGEIRTLDRNTKSFVSLADNPDVYFE; this is encoded by the coding sequence ATGCAACATATCATTGAAGGTTTCCTCAGTTTCCAGAAAGAGATTTTCCCTCAGCGGAAGGAACTCTTCCGCAGCCTGGCCTCCAGCCAAAATCCTAAAGCGCTGTTTATCTCCTGTTCTGACAGCCGTCTGGTGCCCGAACTGGTGACACAGCAAGAACCTGGGCAACTGTTCGTTATCCGTAACGCCGGTAACATCGTCCCTTCCTTTGGCCCGGAGCCGGGTGGGGTTTCTGCGACGATCGAATACGCAGTGGTGGCGCTGGGTGTGACTGATATCGTGATCTGCGGCCACTCGAACTGCGGCGCCATGAAGGCTATCGCGTCCTGCCAGTGCCTCGATCCCATGCCTGCCGTTGCACACTGGCTGCACTACGCAGATGCGGCAAAAGCGGTGGTTGAGAAAAAAACCTGGAATAGCGAAACAGACAAAGTTAACGCTATGGTTGAAGAGAACGTTATCGCCCAGCTAAATAATATCAAAACCCACCCTTCTGTCGCGGTCGGTCTGCGCAACAGCGGGCTGCGCCTGCACGGCTGGGTGTACGACATCGAAAGCGGCGAAATTCGTACGCTGGATAGAAACACTAAGAGCTTCGTCTCCCTGGCCGATAATCCCGACGTCTATTTCGAATAA